From one Notolabrus celidotus isolate fNotCel1 chromosome 2, fNotCel1.pri, whole genome shotgun sequence genomic stretch:
- the zgc:172121 gene encoding homocysteine S-methyltransferase, translating into MSSSSRLRQYLHDEGPLILDGGLATELEAQGIHLQGDPLWSARLLHTNPQAIRDAHYRYLLSGADVVTTATYQASVTGFIDHLNVTSEHARELLMSGVQLAKEMTDRFVSERCSTGQMRPLVAGSVGPYGAFLHNGSEYTGAYAEKMSIEDLKGWHRPQVECLAAAGADLVAFETIPSIKEAEAVVELLREFPNCDAWLSFSCKDGKHISDGSRFTDAVQIANRSTQLVAVGVNCCPPELVEPLLDSAGSLLSPDLSWVVYPNSGEDWNTQQGWLTSEKRSATIPKLGHTWRKQGAALIGGCCRIGPAHIAELRQELKGSCMSAKRLD; encoded by the exons ATGTCTTCCTCCAGTCGCCTGAGACAGTACCTGCATGATGAAGGACCTTTAATCCTGGATGGGGGACTTGCAACTGAACTAGAAGCGCAAGGAATCCATTTACag GGAGATCCTTTGTGGAGTGCGAGGCTCCTGCACACGAATCCCCAGGCCATAAGAGATGCTCATTACAG GTATCTCCTCAGTGGCGCCGATGTTGTCACAACAGCCACATACCAGGCGAGTGTCACAGGATTCATCGATCACCTGAACGTAACGTCTGAACATGCCAGAGAGCTGCTGATGTCTGGAGTTCAACTCGCCAAAGAGATGACGGACAGATTCGTCTCTGAAAGATGTTCAACAG GGCAGATGCGTCCGCTGGTGGCAGGCTCTGTTGGACCGTACGGAGCCTTTCTGCACAACGGATCAGAGTACACAGGGGCTTATGCAGAGAAGATGAGTATTGAG GATCTTAAAGGTTGGCATCGGCCTCAGGTGGAGTgtttagcagcagcaggagctgatCTTGTCGCCTTCGAGACGATCCCGAGCATCAAAGAGGCGGAGGCCGTGGTGGAGCTGCTTAGAGAGTTTCCAAACTGTGACGCCTGGCTCTCCTTCTCTTGTAAG GATGGGAAGCATATTTCAGACGGCAGCCGGTTCACTGACGCGGTGCAGATCGCTAACAGATCCACTCAGCTGGTGGCTGTGGGAGTGAACTGCTGCCCACCGGAGCTGGTGGAGCCGCTACTGGACTCTGCCGGGTCTCTGCTGAGCCCTGACCTGAGCTGGGTGGTTTATCCCAACAGTGGAGAGGACTGGAACACACAGCAGGG GTGGCTCACATCGGAGAAAAGGTCAGCAACGATACCTAAACTTGGTCACACATGGAGGAAGCAAGGTGCAGCTTTGATAG GTGGTTGCTGTCGAATTGGTCCCGCTCACATAGCCGAGTTAAGACAGGAGCTGAAGGGAAGCTGCATGTCTGCAAAGCGACTGGACTGA